The Triticum aestivum cultivar Chinese Spring chromosome 6D, IWGSC CS RefSeq v2.1, whole genome shotgun sequence genomic sequence TTTGAACTACCATGCAAACAGCTGCAGCAAATTCATTTTTGTTACTTGCAGTGTTTATGAGATGCTTCAAATATCTAAGGGTGCATACACCTGTAGGCAGAAAGTGTGAAAATTTTAGTTGCTCGACTAGTGATACTAGAGTCATTTATGCAAGTAATCTGGACTGCTGTCATCCTGTGATGGCAGAACTTTTAGCGGTGCAATGCAGAGTTCCGAGCATACAAATATAAGTGTGGCAGCTCCAGTTTGGTAAGGGTTTCACGAGCTTCTTTACAGTAAGGAGCTCTTTAGTAATAAAGCATGCAACAATCAGATCCTTGAAACAGTAGCACACCAGGACAAAGTAGCAAATAATGTTTAAAACATAGAGCTTGGGCAGAGAGAGAGAACTATTGATTTGTTTGTAACTTACATCAATTGTTTAACAACCGAAACTTCCTGTTCCGGTTCCAGTCCAATCGAAGAGAAAGTTCGGCCATTTTGGAACACTTTAATTCTGTTTAGTGTCATTCCCGGTTTATCTTGGCTGGATGCTTTGAGCACATGATCCTGATAATGAATGGCACAATAGATTAGTTACAGTGATCCAACAAAATGGAAGTGTCCACCTACACAAAAGAACACAATCACTCACCATTTGCTTATTGACTAGATGGTCATAATCAAGACTCTCCCCACATTCctcagtcatcttagcatagtgcATCCAGTCATCTTGTTCAACTGGATCCTTAATCAAGCCAATGGGGTACTCACTCACAAATGACTTGTATACATTCTTCAGGCTATCTCCAGATATCTTCAGAGAAACATCACTGTTCAGCAAGGGGAGCCAATGTTAACAATGCTCCTGAAAAGATGAAAATTTATTCATACTAAAATTAACGGTGGGACTACCTCTTCCTTGAAGTTGAGGTCATAGGTTTTGTCCTTGTCATTGTAGAACTCTGAAGCAGCAACATCCATTCCAATGACAACCTTGCCGGTGTATCCAGCCTTTTCAATTGCAGTcttcaagagctcaaggccatccTTGTTCTCCTACAATGTCAGAAAACAAAAGGAACTCAGATCACAACCCAGATACGTGGACTTTCAACAGCTGCCGTTAAAACACCAAGACATAACAAAGCAAGGAAATCAAAGCTCTGAGAACAGGGATATACCTGAATGTTAGGAGCAAAACCACCTTCATCTCCAACATTGGTGACATCCTGCCCATATTGCAGTTTAAAGTAAATTATCCAAGAGAATATCGTACAAGGAAATTCATAGTATACATTATAAAACTATTCACACAAGGATGTTATATATAACTGATACCTTGTTTAAAAATTCGTCCAGATCTCCAGCGGTCTGTTTAGTTTCTCCACTATATGATGCTTTGACTTCCTTTGCCATTTCTTTTGCAGGTTCTTGCAGAAACTTTGCATACTCCATCCTTGCTTTCAGTTTCCTTTTCAACGCTTCCTGCATCGGAACATGAACTACGTTCTTGAGCCAACCAATTTGCAAAGTAACAATGTTTGTGGTTCATATAGAAATGTAACTACGAGATCAATTCAAACATTGATACACAGAAATCTGTCATATCATGAACAGCAGGGTCAACAAACCATGGAACTAGAATGATGATATGCTGCACATGCACATCTGCTTAACACAGGGCAGGTAACCCATGCATCATAAGTTGTGACATACATGGTGGCATAATAGAATGCTTAGAAATGTAATAGCTAAACAGTATAATCATACTAGTGCACTTAGTAATTATTGTTGTTGCATCACAAACCTCTTCTTTCATCTTGTCTTGAAAAGTGGATGGCAGCATGTTTGGAAACAACTTGAGAAACACCGGCAATAAGAATTCCATGAACGGAACAACGATAAACACAGCAACAGGTACCAGCCTGAAGATATCAGCTGTTGTACGGGTGAGTTGTTGCCTCTCTCTCCTTGACAGGCTCTTTCCACCAGCAAGCTTCACCAGCAATCTTGATGAAATCCTAACATCTGCCCAAAGTAGCTTTGTTCCTAACCAGTAATGCTGCAGTCTAGAAATAAATTCATCCTTCCCATGCTTCAGCTTTACAGCCCAGTCAACTCTACACAGAGATAGGTTGCATATGTTTAGAACACCGGAAAAATGGGGCAGAAAACAATATCTTGTATCAAAAGTCATAAGTTTGAGTTCAAGGAAGACGATACAGACCTACTCATTGAAGCAATAGCTCGGAGAGCAGGGCCAATACCCAGAAGCCTTGCCCAGAATTTTTGTACGATTGATCGGCTAGCCTTTAGAGATTCTTGCACCTGCTTGGCTTTGGCTTTAGCTTTTGCTGTGCTTAGGCCTTCCACAGCCTGGTCACATTCTTCTGGGGATgcctcctttttctttttattctgcTTCTGATCCTCACTCTGTTCTTCTTCGATATCCAACTCAGGTTGCCCAGCAGTTGCGGTTGATGCTCTGCGGACTGACTGCAACAAACCTCTAGCTCCAAAAGGCAATGCAAATTCATTACTTCTTCCAATTCCATAACCATGAAGAGAAATCACATGAGCTGGTCGCTGCGGAAACCCATTACCAAGACCTAGCAGACCACCCTTTGTCAAATTCACATTATACTGCTCTTTCTCCTTGTCAGATTTTGAGTCCCCTAAGCTTTGCTCGAGAAATTGCGGCGCTATTCTTGGCTGAGCGTTGAAACCAAATGCCCCATGCTGGAAGGTAGAGAAGGAGGATGACAGGATAGGTGCGTTAACATTATCCAAAAGACGCTTCCTTCTCCTAATGATCGCCCTTGAAGCCATACTTGGTTGCTTCTCACCCTCTCAATGGGAAGGCAAAGATCATGCCGTTCTAAGTACAACCTGAAGTGATCAAATTCAGAAACCATAAGAAAAATAAAGATTGACAAGGGGATAGTAACAGCACattacaacaacaaaaaaacagCGGTGAGAATAATGCTGAACAATTGCAGTACCAATATACCACACGCACTAGTCAATTCTTTTCAAAGGGCACTAAGTGTAGTTTTCTGGTATAATGAAAGGACCGTAAATCTCTAGGATTTCCTCTAACATAACGGTAGAACACATAAGTACAGTGAGTAATACTTAGAAACTTATATGAGTAGCAGCTAATATGGAGAATCAAAGTGAGCATGCAAAAGCTGTAAGAGAATCAACTCTGATCCAACTAACAAGAAAGCTCAGCAATAGTCCAATCAACAGCCAGCAGAACAAATAAGTCCGTGGTTGTGTATTTCCCAACTGATCACAAGATTCAGAGCTGACAATCCATAGCCAGCACAACAAGTAAGTCAACAGTTGTGTATCTCCCAATTGATCACAAGATTCAGAGCTGACAATCCAAAAATGCATAAATACTATGAGTAGTAATTTCACTGTTGCCGGTAAGAAGATTCCATGAGAATCAACTATGTTCTTCACCTCAGATTTACAAATTGCTCACTTTAAGTCTTAACTACGACAAGCACTTGTAGGTTGTAACAGTTCAAGAACAAaaatctgaagcaatcattaattaGTAGTAAACCTGCTTTGGACACTTGCATTAAGGAATATAACTCCATCTTTTAATTTCCAAAATAAGAGTTATAGAGGGAAGAAAAAATCACAGATAGATTATTATAATCAATAGCAGAGCATCTCCTCGGTTCAACCATTTTGCCTATCCAGATATCGACACAAAAAAGCTCAACAACATATGGCAGTGACAATTTAATTCGACAAGTTTGACCTCAGGAGCAGTTCGAGATTATATAAGTTACAAATTCCACACGACCATCGAAAATCGAAACCCCGCGAAAAGTGTGAATCGCGTCAGGTTCAGTCCGTACCGATTCATCCATCCTCCCAAGTAAAAGAGACAGATAGTAGGGGCGGACGATTTGCAAACGATCGACGAAGATACTATAAGGAACGGGCGAGGACAAAACAATTATAATTTCTGAAGTTTCGAACAGGACCGCGAAATCGGTCCTTCCGGTTGCCACCTACCCTGAAACATCCACTACTCGCCACTCGCCAGAGACAAAATTAGACCGAAAACTAAAATCGCAGCAACGCACGTGACCACTGGCTGTCGACTCGTTCCACCAAATCACCGATGTGAGGGACGCGAAATCCTTAGGAAATCGACCAATGCGTCGACCGACCGACCGGGCAAAAAAGATCAGAAGAGGATAAACCGAAGGAGCGTCTGGAGAGAGGCGGAGGAGAGCTCACCCGGCGAGGGACGCGGCGCTGATCGGCCGATCCCGGCGAGGTAgggtttagggggttttggggagggagggaggggaggagcGAGGGGGAAAAGCAAAGGGGAATGGAAGGAGAATAGGAGCAGCGGGGGCTACTTTACTCGGAGAGGAGGGCGGGGGCGGAAAAAAATTCTATACGACCGGGTCGTACACAACCGAGCGTGAGACCCTCCCCCGTATGTGACACCTGGCGATACGAATCTTAAAGCAACGGCCGTCTCACAGCGCCCCAAACTGCAGccgctgttgttgtatgagattatcattgTATGATGTATTGCTCTTATGCATAGGCACGTACTAGTATAAATGCCCGTGCATTGAATGGGCGTGGAATCTTACAAAACCTGCTCCATATGTCGTTAGGTACAATTTCCTTTTTTCTTGAGTTGGAATCGCTGTGATTTATTAACCAGTCTCCATTGATTCTGAGCGTGATAACACACGCTGGCAAGACATAAAACCATGTTTTACAAAGCTTATTCTTATTACAACTAAAACATGGGCAACTTTGTTCTTAAACGAGGCACCCAGTAAACCTTGGACTCCACgaagttttgaatttctttgtcatATACGCATCATTTCTTATATTCAGTTCTAATAAACGTCGGTACTAATGTTACATTGAGGTCCTCCCCAtagggcgactcgggcggccagaaacctagccgccgccacaAACCACCTCCCCccctccctccgccgctgccgggctaagcccgggggccgacggcggtggcggggaatCTCCTCTCTCGCACGTCTCCGGGGCGGGGCGGACCCCAAGGCGTGTCGTGGCGCGACCGATCTGGGATCTGCGGCGCGGCGGATGGCGGCAGGCGGCGGGAGGCCGGCCTGTCCTCGGACGGCGACGGCTTGGCGCGGCGGAGGCCAGGGCTACGGGCGTTGCGGATGGCCcttcgggcggcagcggcggctgcgatcgacggcggccggcttggctgcggtggcgtgcatgctgccttcagatcggcgacggcggcgtggagggcatggtggtctcgtcggcggcacctccgatcagatctgttctgaccggtgcagccgacggtggtggtcatctcttccgtcagaggtgatcggcctgaggctgggtgttcggatctcgggatccgtcatctggcaccagctgcgagtcggggagacgtagttgccggtgaaaaccgagccgacggcgggcgatggcggcgttccacgtcgttaccttgatgaaggcatcgttaGTGACTACCGTCGACCCACTCATATTGCTCCGGggaaaaccctaggatctggtgttccagaccggacgatggcgacactgcggtgtcgtttctctcttgggagcgtcGTTTTGTGGAGCaacgctggaagtcagaggcaggaggtggagcggcttcgtcttgtacggagcttcggtggagatgtcaagtcatgcttgaccgacaggtgctacgcttggtcatgcctggtcggcaggtgctacgcagacagatcctccaagggcttcaagctgtgtcggctggtggtacgtggcagcatggcgctgaggtgtatcagtggcgaccgcgacgtgtacagctgtttgcgcgcagggaggaagtgccgttgggcgccgtggtggcgtcgacgttagctggaccgagcaagattgatgcatcagtacagttctgaagagggagcggtggcagttggcggcggcggactctgagagcacgccggactaGTGTTTGCCCCAGACCcgacaagtggctaggttggggtctcaggtcttagatgtttggcttggctgcgatgtctgtttggtattaggcccaggctatctgcgccccttcatcaacggaataggtgtagcgacagtttgttgcttagacggcggctttagtcttattgttgtatgactttgtaaggtcttatgagaataattaataaagtgaccgtatgcatcgcctagatgcagaggccggggtcatccttCTTTTAAAAAAAAAAAAGAAGCCACCGTGGCATTCTTCGCCTAATTGAAGACTTCATGGAATAGTGTTTGATTcagttttctttttttcatttcagaaAACATGATTTTGTTTAATAAAAATAAATGCTTTATTAAAAAATAGTGACtgttttttttgaacatttttaaatgcaCTTTTTAAATGGAACAACTTTTGGGAATTTTGACCAGTTTTTAAAGTGTGAATATATAAAACTATTTTTACTATGTTGAGTTTTTTTGATATATAAGTTTGTTCTTTGGTGGGGAGTCGTTATTCTTGTATTTTTCATTATTTGGGCTTGGCCCAAAGAAAGCTCTTGACATGGACATTTCACGTACGCAGATAACACTTTGGTGATTCTAAAAAAAAAGATAACACTTTGGTATTAAAAAAAGGAGTGTCTATTACAATCGACTGAAATTTAATTGGCCTTTAATCAGATACTTGTAGAGGAAACTCCTGAACACAAACATACTATAATTCATCATTCGGCTGCCATAAAATCATCATCAACCTGCTGTACAATGATCAACACATTATGAACTAATCACATACTAAATATTTCATCGTCATGAAGCTTCAAATACAGTTTTCTCGACTGAAATTTACAGTCAACTCACTATGGTAAACAGTAACTTTAAAAGTGTatcgagctttgatgaattttacAGTGTTCGTTTTACTAAAATTCCAGTCAGTAACAACCAGATCACAACAAAGATACTGGAACTTCCGTAAAAATAAGGAGAAACAACCAGTAACAATGTGTGCTTTATGATCAGATAAGAACGAGAAAGAGGATGGAGGAAGAAGGGGACAGAATAGCTACACAATCAGGAAACTACAGTCACACCATGAAGACAAACTGCAGGTCAGTACTCTCGCAATCTCCTCCAAATAGTTCTTCCAGTACAAGAAGATCAACACCTAAGAGCATCATCAAAACATGTCTAGAACACCAATAGTTCAGAAAAATGTAGCACTGTAAATTAAGGTAACTGTATACTGTAAAATCTATACCAGGTCACTGTAAAATACAACAATCACAACCTTTATGGTACTGCTGTAAATTACAGAAGTTATAGGATTGTAAATCTTCGAACAGGGTAGTGTAAATTCAAGCAGGAGGTCACTGTAAATTCAAACAATCAAAAAAATTATAGTGCTGTAAATTATAGAAGCTACAGGACACTAAATCCATCATTAGGTTAGTCATCAATTAACTATAATTTACTACGAAAACAAAAACAAGTAGACTTCTTTGAGTACTACAGTACAGTAAAATCTATCATAGCAATTCAAAAAATTCTAGTAGCTACAGGGCAGTTATTCGATCGTCGTGTATTGTAAATTCATCATGAAGAAACGGTAAAGTAAACACAAACTTTTAGGAGGCACTCTAAACTGGACAGTATTACCTGTTAatcagaaacaaaacaaaataaatttcTAAAGGACGAACAAAATGAACTTCTTCACTGACTTCACTCaacatacatagacaaacaaatcgGAAAATATATCACTTCACTTGCATGACTTCACCCAacatacatagacaaacaagtCAAAAAAAATATAGGGGACAATGAGGTGCTTCACTTGCATGACTTCACCAACATACATGGAAAAACTCTGAACCACAACCCTTAAATTGATTCTTCTACTGCATGTAGGGGCTTGACTCCACCCAACATACAAAGATAGAAGGTCAGCATGTGCATCATTCAAGGCAGCCAAATATTGCAAAGGACATGGAATTTATATACACTGAAGATGAACCTTCTCTCAATGTAAGTAAAAAAGCAACTACTTCTTCACAAGGATACAATTTTGTAAGTACCAAAACATACTTTTATTTGAGCGAAACAAT encodes the following:
- the LOC123144776 gene encoding uncharacterized protein; translated protein: MASRAIIRRRKRLLDNVNAPILSSSFSTFQHGAFGFNAQPRIAPQFLEQSLGDSKSDKEKEQYNVNLTKGGLLGLGNGFPQRPAHVISLHGYGIGRSNEFALPFGARGLLQSVRRASTATAGQPELDIEEEQSEDQKQNKKKKEASPEECDQAVEGLSTAKAKAKAKQVQESLKASRSIVQKFWARLLGIGPALRAIASMSRVDWAVKLKHGKDEFISRLQHYWLGTKLLWADVRISSRLLVKLAGGKSLSRRERQQLTRTTADIFRLVPVAVFIVVPFMEFLLPVFLKLFPNMLPSTFQDKMKEEEALKRKLKARMEYAKFLQEPAKEMAKEVKASYSGETKQTAGDLDEFLNKDVTNVGDEGGFAPNIQENKDGLELLKTAIEKAGYTGKVVIGMDVAASEFYNDKDKTYDLNFKEEISGDSLKNVYKSFVSEYPIGLIKDPVEQDDWMHYAKMTEECGESLDYDHLVNKQMDHVLKASSQDKPGMTLNRIKVFQNGRTFSSIGLEPEQEVSVVKQLM